One Hevea brasiliensis isolate MT/VB/25A 57/8 chromosome 5, ASM3005281v1, whole genome shotgun sequence genomic region harbors:
- the LOC110666776 gene encoding beta-galactosidase 15, with product MGFSAIFSALCLASLVLASSLSSAYEVTYDDRAMKIDGRRKLLISGSIHYPRSTPGMWPSLIQKSKEGGLNTIETYVFWNAHEPQPRQYDFAENLDLVRFIKTIHDEGLYAILRIGPYVCAEWNYGGFPIWLQSLPGIKLRTNNEVFKNEMQIFTTYIVDMMKREGLFASQGGPIILAQIENEYGNVEWAYGDDGKEYVKWCAKIAEDYKIGIPWLMCQQDDAPSPMLSACNGWYCDQWYPKNTNIPKIWTENWSGWFMDWGNRVPQRTAEDLAFAVARFFQRGGTVQNYYMYHGGTNFGRSAGGPYITTSYDYDAPLDEYGNLRQPKWGHLRDLHLTLMSMEEALTYGERTSVDYQNNKYVTIYAYQGKRSCFFSNTDEKNDQILTFEGKNYSIPAWSVSILPDCYTEVYNTAKVNAQTSIMEKRPNGADDSEEPYALSWQWKEEKIPHLDNEGQLQSSSSLVSNVLMDQKRAANGSNDYLWLLTNYVHNASDSQWGNDKDIILHVHTNGHVVHAFVNGKYYGSQWAQTGHYEFVFEKSIDLKDGNNSISLASVTVGLPNYGENFDTARVGIHGPVKLIARSKTGEPDVVNDISSTRWVYKTGLIGEDQGIYQVDPRHIFQWETYQLPNNRPFVWYKTTFKGPMGSDPVVVDLLGLGKGAAWINGRSIGRYWPKYVSPEEGCDVTCDYRASYRPEKCNTGCGKPSQRYYHVPRDWLNADNNQLILFEELGGTPSLVSFQTVTVGKVCANAYEGHSLELACQPGSKFSNIKFASFGLPEGSCGYFSNSTCHSEKALSVVEQACLGNEKCVLHVTEDAFGPLRCKADSYRLAVEAVC from the exons ATGGGGTTTTCTGCCATTTTTTCAGCTTTATGCTTAGCTAGTCTTGTATTAGCCAGCTCCCTTTCTTCTGCTTATGAGGTGACTTACGATGATAGAGCCATGAAGATCGATGGCCGGAGAAAATTATTGATTTCTGGTTCCATCCATTATCCTCGCAGCACTCCTGGG atGTGGCCATCTCTTATTCAAAAATCCAAAGAAGGAGGTCTTAATACCATTGAAACTTATGTTTTTTGGAATGCTCATGAACCTCAACCTCGTCAG tatGATTTTGCTGAAAATCTTGACCTGGTTAGATTTATCAAGACCATTCATGATGAAGGACTTTATGCTATTCTTAGGATTGGACCATACGTCTGTGCAGAATGGAATTATgg aggGTTTCCAATTTGGCTCCAAAGTTTGCCAGGCATTAAGTTGAGAACTAATAATGAAGTGTTCAAG AATGAGATGCAAATCTTTACAACATATATAGTGGACATGATGAAACGTGAGGGTCTTTTTGCATCACAAGGAGGACCTATAATCCTTGCTCag attGAAAATGAATATGGAAATGTCGAATGGGCTTATGGAGATGATGGAAAGGAGTATGTGAAATGGTGTGCTAAAATTGCTGAAGACTACAAAATTGGTATCCCATGGCTCATGTGCCAACAAGATGATGCCCCATCACCAATG CTTAGTGCTTGCAATGGTTGGTATTGTGACCAATGGTACCCTAAGAACACCAATATTCCCAAGATTTGGACTGAGAATTGGAGTGGCTG gtTTATGGATTGGGGAAATAGAGTTCCACAGAGAACTGCTGAGGATCTTGCATTTGCTGTTGCTCGTTTCTTCCAACGAGGTGGTACTGTGCAGAATTACTACATG TACCATGGTGGTACCAACTTTGGCAGATCAGCTGGAGGTCCATATATCACTACATCTTATGATTATGATGCACCACTGGATGAATATG GTAATCTACGCCAGCCCAAATGGGGCCATCTTAGGGACCTTCATCTGACATTAATGTCAATGGAAGAAGCTCTCACCTATGGTGAGAGAACATCTGTGGATTACCAGAATAATAAATAT gtcaccatTTATGCTTATCAAGGAAAGAGAAGTTGCTTCTTCTCTAACACAGATGAGAAGAATGATCAGATATTAACATTTGAAGGGAAAAACTACTCGATTCCTGCATGGTCTGTTAGTATCCTTCCTGACTGCTACACAGAAGTTTACAACACTGCCAAG GTTAATGCTCAAACTAGTATCATGGAGAAGAGGCCAAATGGAGCAGATGATTCTGAGGAGCCTTATGCTTTGTCATGGCaatggaaagaggagaaaatcccTCACCTTGATAATGAAGGCCAACTTCAGAGTAGTTCTTCATTGGTTTCCAACGTTCTCATGGATCAAAAAAGGGCTGCTAATGGTTCCAATGATTACTTGTGGCTTTTGACCAA CTATGTGCATAATGCTAGTGATTCTCAATGGGGAAATGACAAGGATATAATTCTCCATGTTCACACTAATGGGCATGTTGTTCATGCTTTTGTTAATGGAAAATACTATG GTTCACAATGGGCACAAACTGGTCATTATGAATTTGTTTTTGAGAAAAGCATTGATTTGAAAGATGGGAATAATTCAATCTCCTTAGCCAGTGTAACTGTTGGATTACCT AACTATGGTGAGAATTTTGACACAGCAAGAGTTGGAATTCATGGTCCTGTAAAATTGATTGCAAGAAGTAAAACTGGGGAACCAGATGTGGTTAACGATATTTCATCAACCAGATGGGTTTACAAGACTGGATTAATTGGTGAAGATCAAGGAATTTACCAAGTTGATCCTCGTCATATTTTTCAATGGGAAACTTATCAGCTTCCAAATAATCGGCCTTTCGTTTGGTACAAG ACAACCTTTAAGGGTCCAATGGGATCAGATCCTGTAGTGGTGGACTTGCTTGGGTTGGGGAAGGGAGCTGCTTGGATTAATGGGCGTAGCATTGGGAGGTATTGGCCTAAGTATGTATCCCCAGAAGAAGGATGTGATGTAACTTGTGACTATAGAGCATCATATAGGCCAGAGAAATGCAACACTGGGTGTGGGAAACCTTCACAAAGATACTACCATGTCCCTAGAGACTGGCTAAATGCAGATAATAATCAGCTGATTTTGTTTGAAGAATTAGGAGGCACCCCATCTCTTGTTAGCTTCCAAACTGTCACTGTTGGTAAAGTTTGTGCAAATGCTTATGAAGGTCATAGTTTGGAGTTAGCTTGCCAACCAGGAAGCAAATTTTCTAACATCAAATTTGCTAGCTTTGGTTTACCTGAGGGTAGCTGTGGGTATTTCAGCAATAGCACATGCCACTCTGAGAAAGCTTTATCAGTTGTTGAACAG GCTTGTCTTGGAAATGAAAAGTGTGTTCTTCATGTCACTGAAGATGCTTTTGGACCTTTACGTTGCAAAGCTGATAGTTACAGGCTTGCTGTTGAAGCTGTTTGTTAG
- the LOC110666751 gene encoding pentatricopeptide repeat-containing protein At5g03800: MAAINPPSAPTISAISPLFSSPNPFRLPSKSTIFHHLSLAPPSFFNPKLRQKHRSRFSTSTEQSLLSPDPTVSKPQNTQPLFPLDTLDDSASFPNTNSDSFIEIDHLLNLLRLSVKYADVHLARAVHAWVLKLEEDTHLGNAVLVAYLKLGRLLDAYGVFRGLSSPDVVSYTALISSFAKVNRGREAIELFFRMRSSGIEPNDYSFVAILTACIRTLELELGSQLHALIIRLGYLDCVIVANVLMCLYGKSGSLDYVSRLFDEMPQRDIATWNTVISCMVNELSYEKALELFRDLHRTTDFKSDQFTLSTVLTACAGCHAVMGGREVHGHAIRIGLECNLSINNAIILFYTRCGSLKDVVADFEMMPVRDIITWTEMIIAYMEFGYVDMAVEVFEKMPERNSVSYNALLTGFCKNGEELKALEFFIKMVREGVELTDFTLTSVINACGMLMEFEISRQIHGFIIKFGFGSNAFIEAALLDMCTRCGRMNDAEKMFHSWPYDQDSSIIRTSMLCGYARNGMPDEAIVLFHQSQSEGAVVIDEVALTSVFSVCGTLGFHEMGKQIHCHALKSGFVDDTGVGNSIISMYSKCFSMNDAIKSFNTMSAHDIVSWNCLIAGYLLHRQGDQALVVWSRMEKAGIKPDTVTLVFIISAYKHTSANLVDDCRRLFLSMKNIYDIEPTSEHYASLVSVLGHWGLLEEAEKLIIKMPFEPEASVWRALLDSCRLHLNTSIGKRVAKRILVMEPQDPSTYVLVSNLYSASGRWHCSELVRAKMRERGFQKHPCRSWIIHQEKVHSFYVRDKSHPQTKDIYSGLDILILECLKAGYEHDTSFVLHEVEEHQKKEFLFYHSAKLAATYGLLTTRPGEPIRIVKNVLLCGDCHSFLKYVSVVTRREIFLRDSSGFHCFSNGQCSCKDYW; the protein is encoded by the coding sequence ATGGCTGCCATTAACCCACCCAGTGCACCCACCATCTCCGCcatatctcctttattttcctctCCAAATCCATTTCGCTTGCCTTCAAAATCAACTATTTTCCATCATCTGTCACTCGCTCCACCTTCTTTCTTTAATCCAAAACTCCGTCAGAAACACCGCTCTCGCTTCTCCACCTCCACCGAACAATCCCTCCTTTCGCCAGACCCTACTGTGTCTAAGCCGCAAAACACTCAACCCCTTTTCCCTTTAGACACTCTCGATGACTCCGCTTCGTTTCCAAATACCAATTCTGACTCTTTCATTGAAATTGACCATTTACTCAATTTGCTTCGCTTGTCTGTCAAATACGCTGATGTCCACCTTGCCCGAGCTGTTCATGCTTGGGTTCTCAAGCTTGAAGAGGATACCCATCTGGGTAATGCAGTCCTTGTGGCTTACCTAAAGTTGGGTCGTCTTCTCGATGCTTACGGGGTTTTCCGGGGCCTCTCTAGCCCCGATGTGGTGTCTTACACTGCTTTGATTTCGAGTTTCGCCAAGGTGAATCGAGGGAGAGAAGCAATTGAGCTTTTCTTTAGAATGAGGAGTTCAGGTATTGAGCCTAATGATTATAGTTTTGTTGCTATTTTAACTGCCTGTATTAGGACTTTGGAATTAGAGTTGGGTTCGCAACTTCATGCGTTGATAATCAGGCTGGGGTACTTAGATTGTGTCATTGTTGCAAATGTTTTGATGTGTTTGTATGGTAAATCTGGGAGTCTGGATTACGTGAGTCGATTGTTTGATGAAATGCCTCAAAGAGATATTGCAACGTGGAATACTGTGATATCGTGCATGGTGAACGAATTGTCATATGAGAAAGCATTAGAACTGTTTCGAGATTTGCACCGAACTACTGATTTTAAATCTGATCAATTTACTCTATCAACGGTGTTGACTGCATGTGCTGGGTGCCATGCTGTGATGGGAGGTAGAGAGGTTCATGGACATGCCATTAGAATTGGGTTAGAGTGCAACTTGAGTATTAATAATGCAATTATTTTGTTCTACACTAGGTGTGGGAGTCTAAAAGATGTTGTGGCCGATTTTGAGATGATGCCAGTAAGGGATATAATTACTTGGACGGAAATGATTATTGCGTATATGGAATTTGGATATGTGGATATGGCTGTAGAGGTATTTGAGAAGATGCCAGAGAGGAATTCTGTTTCTTATAATGCTCTTTTGACTGGATTCTGTAAAAACGGTGAAGAGTTGAAGGCACTGGAGTTTTTTATTAAGATGGTCCGGGAAGGAGTAGAATTAACTGATTTCACTTTGACTAGTGTTATAAATGCTTGTGGAATGCTCATGGAATTTGAAATTAGCAGACAAATTCATGGGTTTATCATAAAGTTTGGTTTTGGATCAAATGCTTTCATTGAAGCTGCTTTGCTTGATATGTGCACGAGATGTGGAAGGATGAATGATGCTGAAAAGATGTTTCACAGCTGGCCATATGATCAGGATAGTTCAATAATACGAACATCAATGTTATGTGGCTATGCTCGAAATGGGATGCCAGATGAAGCGATTGTTCTCTTCCACCAAAGccaatcagaaggggcagtagtTATAGATGAAGTTGCATTGACTTCAGTATTTAGTGTCTGTGGGACTCTAGGGTTTCATGAGATGGGGAAGCAAATCCACTGTCATGCTCTTAAATCTGGGTTTGTAGATGACACAGGAGTAGGAAATTCCATAATTAGCATGTATTCCAAGTGCTTTAGCATGAATGATGCAATTAAATCTTTCAACACTATGTCAGCACATGATATAGTTTCATGGAATTGTTTGATTGCAGGCTATCTCCTTCACAGGCAGGGAGATCAGGCCTTGGTTGTCTGGTCGAGAATGGAGAAGGCAGGCATAAAACCCGACACTGTCACACTTGTGTTTATTATTTCTGCTTACAAGCATACCAGCGCAAATTTAGTTGATGACTGTCGTAGGCTTTTTCTCTCTATGAAAAATATATATGACATTGAGCCCACTTCAGAGCATTATGCCTCCTTGGTAAGTGTGCTGGGACACTGGGGTCTCCTTGAAGAAGCAGAGAAATTGATCATTAAGATGCCCTTTGAGCCTGAGGCTTCTGTTTGGCGAGCTTTGCTTGATAGTTGTAGACTTCACTTGAATACAAGCATCGGAAAACGGGTTGCGAAGCGTATACTGGTTATGGAGCCACAGGATCCATCCACATATGTGCTTGTATCGAATCTGTATTCTGCTTCTGGGAGGTGGCATTGCTCAGAATTGGTTAGAGCCAAAATGAGAGAAAGAGGGTTTCAGAAGCACCCATGTCGAAGTTGGATTATTCATCAGGAGAAGGTTCATTCATTTTATGTAAGAGATAAATCACATCCTCAGACAAAAGACATCTATAGTGGATTAGACATACTAATCTTGGAATGCTTGAAGGCTGGGTATGAACATGATACAAGCTTTGTACTTCATGAAGTAGAGGAGCATCAAAAGAAGGAATTCTTATTTTATCATAGTGCAAAACTAGCAGCAACATATGGACTTCTGACGACCAGACCAGGAGAACCCATTCGTATAGTGAAGAACGTCCTTCTATGTGGGGATTGCCATTCATTCTTGAAGTATGTGTCTGTTGTTACCAGAAGAGAGATATTCTTACGGGATTCTTCTGGGTTTCATTGTTTTTCAAATGGTCAATGTTCATGCAAAGATTACTGGTGA
- the LOC110666753 gene encoding LOW QUALITY PROTEIN: E3 ubiquitin-protein ligase UPL7-like (The sequence of the model RefSeq protein was modified relative to this genomic sequence to represent the inferred CDS: inserted 2 bases in 1 codon): MDKPRKHQVSLRGASAREISRDALLEKVSHERERRSYARRATAAAIYVQRVWRCYNVTKKVALKLQEEWENMLHHRDSSIPASWVSSRVFRPFLFFTDCLSIRHGKICSRDVNCMQACLKILLESINSADSRHNFCSLALGTLEERRMWTYQSKKLISLCSFLLAKCDKSLAGGQDVVVLISLAMRFLVVLTDLKGWKSITDNSLKDANVAVNDLIRFMGSCESGLYISIRIYINKLDIPFSSQTKTMVHIDDSFLITATAVTLALRPFHATDFLSTGFDLLDKHSAAVQYCLFLLTIPRLTQRLPAVLVSALKHNSILSPCLQTLLILGDNILTEMSQMDHLKIQHSLKVIPPVGWALANIICLATGSENDFLDPGGLNQSLDYAFYVHVVIILAESLLSWLDDSGWTEKENQYPQVNSETSAEPVGKVSYENETTCALKMSYVDLLRPVCQQWHLTKLLAISKTDAYVHTDEALTVQNPKYLRKLELLDIAYFYSYILRIFVILNPMLGPLPVLNMLSFTPGYLVTLWEEMESLLFPRKGIISADHDFFSGNKKDWVGDKKQMQLNKEGSNKWANMLYKITGKSQADVDYTDSADGQPSAQVDEDLQDVWDVEPLRGGPQKISKDISCLLHLFCATYSHLLLVLDDIEFYEKQVPFKLEQQRRIASVLNTLVYNGLAHGTVQLNRPLMDSAIRCLHLMYEKDCRRQFCPPVLWLSSARKSRPPIAVAARTHEIVLSNATYSVIITTPHVYPFEERVQMFREFINMDKVSRKMAGEVTGPGSRAVDIVVRQGHIVEDGFRQLNTLGSRLKSSIHVSFVSECGVPEAGLDYGGLSKEFLTDISKAAFSPEYGLFSQTSTSDRFLIPNPTARYLENGIQMIEFLGRVVGKALYEGILLDYSFSLVFVQKLLGRYSFLDELSTLDPELYRNLMYVKHYDGDLKDLSLDFTVTEESFGKHHVIELKPGGKDVCVTSENKMQYVHAMADYKLNRQILPYSNAFYSGLTDLISPSWLKLFNANEFNQLLSGGXDIDVDDLRNNTRYTGGYSEGSWTIKLFWEVIKGFEPNERCMLLKFVTSCSRAPLLGFKHLQPSFTIHKVACDASIWASFGGQDVERLPSASTCYNTLKLPTYKRASTLRAKLLYAISSNTGFELS; the protein is encoded by the exons ATGGACAAACCTCGCAAGCATCAG GTGTCCTTAAGGGGAGCAAGTGCGAGAGAGATATCGAGGGACGCCCTTCTTGAGAAGGTCTCCCATGAAAGAGAGCGCCGTAGTTATGCTAGACGAGCTACTGCTGCTGCTATATATGTCCAG AGAGTCTGGCGGTGCTATAATGTGACAAAAAAGGTAGCTCTGAAGCTGCAAGAAGAATGGGAAAACATGTTGCACCATCGTGATAGTTCAATACCTGCCAGCTGGGTTTCCAGCAGGGTTTTTaggccttttcttttcttcactgatTGTTTATCCATTCGGCATGGGAAGATTTGCAGCAGAGATGTTAACTGTATGCAGGCCTGCCTTAAGATTCTGTTGGAAAGCATAAATTCTGCTG aTTCAAGACACAACTTCTGCTCCCTAGCATTGGGTACACTTGAAGAAAGAAGAATGTGGACATATCAATCAAAGAAGCTGATTTCTCTCTGCTCATTTCTCCTTGCCAAGTGTGATAAATCTCTTGCTGGGGGACAAGATGTTGTAGTTCTTATCTCTCTTGCAATGCGTTTTCTTGTTGTGTTAACTGATCTGAAAGGTTGGAAAAGCATTACTGACAATAGTCTTAAAGATGCCAATGTAGCAgtaaatgatttgattaggtttatGGGAAGCTGTGAAAGTGGTCTTTACATATCTATCAGAATATACATTAACAAATTGGATATTCCTTTTAGTTCTCAAACAAAAACTATGGTCCACATAGATGATAGCTTCTTGATCACTGCAACTGCAGTAACTTTAGCTTTACGGCCATTTCATGCAACAGATTTTCTATCAACTGGATTTGACCTGCTGGACAAGCATTCTGCTGCTGTGCAGTACTGTTTGTTTCTACTTACAATTCCCAGGCTTACTCAACGTCTCCCAGCTGTTCTTGTATCTGCTTTGAAGCACAATTCTATTCTCTCACCATGCCTTCAGACTCTACTG ATTTTGGGAGATAATATATTAACAGAGATGTCCCAGATGGATCATTTGAAAATTCAGCATTCTTTGAAGGTGATTCCACCAGTCGGTTGGGCTCTTGCAAACATTATTTGCCTTGCTACTGGGAGTGAGAATGACTTTTTGGATCCTGGAGGGCTCAATCAAAGTCTGGACTATGCATTCTATGTCCATGTTGTGATCATTCTTGCTGAGAGCTTATTGTCATGGCTCGATGACAGTGGATGGACTGAAAAGGAGAACCAATATCCTCAGGTTAATTCTGAAACTTCTGCAGAGCCTGTTGGTAAAGTTTCATACGAGAATGAGACTACATGTGCCTTAAAAATGTCTTATGTGGACCTACTAAGGCCTGTTTGTCAGCAGTGGCATCTTACAAAACTTTTGGCAATCTCGAAGACTGATGCCTATGTTCATACAGATGAGGCTTTGACTGTGCAAAATCCTAAATACTTGAGGAAGCTGGAACTGCTTGATATTGCATATTTCTATTCTTACATTCTCAGGATATTTGTAATCTTGAACCCCATGCTTGGGCCATTACCTGTTCTTAATATGCTATCTTTTACTCCTGGATATCTTGTCACTCTGTGGGAAGAAATGGAAAGTTTACTTTTTCCTAGAAAGGGCATCATTTCTGCTGATCATGATTTTTTTTCAGGCAATAAAAAAGATTGGGTTGGTGATAAAAAACAAATGCAACTCAATAAGGAAGGAAGTAATAAATGGGCCAATATGCTCTATAAAATTACTGGTAAGTCCCAAGCTGATGTTGATTATACAGATTCAGCTGATGGGCAACCCAGTGCACAGGTGGATGAAGATTTGCAAGATGTTTGGGATGTAGAACCTTTGAGGGGTGGTCCACAAAAAATTTCAAAAGATATTTCATGTTTGCTTCATCTGTTCTGTGCAACATACTCCCACCTGCTTTTAGTTCTTGATGACATTGAGTTCTATGAAAAACAG GTGCCATTCAAGCTGGAGCAGCAACGAAGAATTGCATCAGTGCTCAATACATTAGTGTACAATGGCTTGGCCCATGGTACAGTTCAGCTGAATAGACCTCTTATGGATTCTGCAATCAGATGTTTGCATTTGATGTATGAAAAGGATTGCAGGCGCCAGTTTTGTCCCCCTGTTTTGTGGCTTTCATCTGCTAGAAAGAGCCGACCACCAATTGCTGTTGCTGCCAGAACTCATGAAATTGTGTTGTCTAATGCAACATATTCTGTAATCATTACTACCCCACATGTATATCCTTTTGAAGAAAG AGTTCAGATGTTTAGAGAGTTTATCAACATGGATAAAGTTTCTCGAAAAATGGCTGGTGAAGTTACTGGACCTGGTTCTCGAGCAGTTGATATTGTAGTTCGCCAGGGTCATATTGTTGAAGATGGATTTCGGCAACTAAATACTCTTGGATCAAGATTGAAGTCATCCATTCATGTTTCATTTGTTAGTGAATGTGGCGTTCCAGAGGCTGGCCTAGATTATGGTGGTTTATCAAAGGAGTTTTTAACTGATATATCAAAAGCAGCCTTTTCTCCTGA GTATGGCCTATTCTCCCAAACATCAACATCAGACAGATTTCTAATCCCTAATCCAACTGCAAGATATCTGGAGAATGGTATCCAGATGATTGAATTTCTTGGAAGAGTTGTTGGGAAAGCTCTTTATGAAGGAATATTGCTGGATTACTCTTTTTCACTTGTTTTTGTACAAAAGCTGTTAGGCCGATATAGCTTTCTTGATGAactatcaacacttgatccagaGCTATACAGGAATCTCATGTATGTGAAG CATTATGATGGTGATCTCAAGGATCTCTCTTTGGACTTCACAGTTACAGAAGAATCATTTGGTAAACATCATGTTATTGAGCTTAAACCTGGTGGCAAGGATGTTTGCGTGACAAGTGAGAACAAGATGCAATATGTTCATGCAATGGCAGATTATAAACTCAATCGACAG ATATTACCCTATTCAAATGCATTTTATAGTGGACTAACAGATCTCATATCCCCATCCTGGTTAAAGTTGTTCAATGCAAACGAATTCAATCAG TTACTTTCAGGTGG GGACATTGATGTTGATGATTTAAGAAATAACACGCGTTACACAGGTGGCTATTCTGAGGGGAGTTGGACAATCAAACTTTTTTGGGAG GTAATTAAAGGATTTGAACCAAATGAACGGTGTATGCTGCTAAAATTTGTGACCAGCTGTTCTCGAGCTCCATTACTTGGGTTCAAACACTTGCAGCCATCCTTTACTATCCATAAG GTTGCATGTGATGCCTCTATTTGGGCCTCATTTGGAGGACAAGATGTAGAACGTCTTCCATCAGCTTCTACATGCTACAATACTCTCAAG CTTCCAACATACAAACGAGCGAGCACTTTGAGAGCAAAACTTCTATATGCAATCAGTTCCAACACTGGATTTGAACTTTCCTAG
- the LOC110666752 gene encoding GDSL esterase/lipase At5g03820: MGFASRSLWGTSLSLLVLVSSVAHADPIVPALIIFGDSVVDVGNNNNLNTVIKANFPPYGRDFVNHRPTGRFCNGKLATDFTAEYLGFTSYPPAYLSQDARGNNLLTGVNFASAASGLYDGTARLYGAIPLTQQLKYYKEYQTKVVNLVGNAKADEILSGGIHLLSAGSSDFIQNYYINPLLNGVYSADLFSDRLMRFYSTFIQNLYGLGARRIGVTSLPPTGCLPAAITLFGAGSNQCVERLNRDAIAFNEKLNSTSKSLANNLPGLKLVVFDIYEPLLDMILKPSDNGFFESRKACCGTGTLETSVLCNARSLGTCSNATQYVFWDGFHPSEAANSVLSGDLLTQGFDLIS, encoded by the exons atggGGTTTGCAAGCAGAAGTCTTTGGGGCACTTCCCTTTCCCTTCTTGTTTTGGTATCCTCAGTAGCTCATGCAGATCCTATTGTTCCAGCCCTCATCATCTTTGGGGATTCTGTTGTTGATGTGGGTAACAATAATAATCTTAATACAGTTATTAAGGCAAATTTTCCTCCTTATGGAAGAGACTTTGTTAATCATAGGCCAACTGGAAGATTCTGCAATGGAAAACTAGCTACAGACTTCACTG CTGAGTACCTTGGATTCACTTCATACCCACCAGCTTACCTTAGCCAAGATGCCAGAGGAAACAACCTCTTGACTGGTGTTAACTTTGCCTCAGCTGCTTCTGGTCTCTATGATGGCACCGCCAGGCTATAT GGTGCCATTCCATTGACCCAGCAGCTGAAGTACTACAAGGAATACCAAACAAAAGTAGTGAACTTGGTAGGAAACGCCAAGGCAGATGAGATATTATCTGGTGGTATCCATCTGTTGAGTGCTGGAAGCAGTGATTTTATTCAGAATTACTATATCAATCCCCTTCTTAATGGAGTCTACTCAGCTGATCTCTTCTCCGATAGACTCATGCGATTTTACTCAACTTTCATTCAG AATCTATACGGACTGGGAGCAAGAAGGATTGGAGTGACAAGCCTACCACCAACAGGGTGTTTGCCTGCAGCTATTACCCTCTTTGGTGCAGGAAGCAATCAGTGTGTTGAGAGGTTAAACCGTGATGCCATTGCCTTCAACGAGAAATTAAACAGCACTTCCAAAAGCCTGGCAAACAATCTACCCGGCCTCAAACTTGTGGTCTTTGATATCTATGAGCCCCTCTTGGATATGATCTTGAAGCCCAGTGATAATG GGTTCTTTGAGTCGAGAAAGGCTTGCTGTGGAACAGGAACTTTAGAGACATCAGTTCTCTGCAATGCAAGGTCTTTGGGAACATGCTCAAATGCTACACAATACGTGTTTTGGGATGGATTTCATCCTTCTGAAGCTGCTAATAGTGTCTTGTCTGGTGATTTACTAACACAGGGATTCGATCTCATTTCTTGA